The following are encoded in a window of Planctomycetaceae bacterium genomic DNA:
- a CDS encoding PSD1 and planctomycete cytochrome C domain-containing protein, with translation MPLYRYSALLHVAFRSFACFLVTLVPASGNAEAQEPTPVFETEVRPILKEHCWHCHGEEAELKGSLDTRLVRLMMSGGDSGPAIVAGDHASSLLYDRIASGDMPPSKAKVSPEELAVIVRWIDAGAKTSRSEPEQISPGALLLEEERNHWSFQPIAQPNVPDVTGSHLVRNPIDAFLLAKLESHGLSFSEPADKATLIRRAYFDLIGLPPSPQVVAQFVNSESPDAWAEVVDRLLASEHYGERWGRHWLDVAGYADSDGYTEKDPERKWAFKYRDYVIQSLNADKPWDQFIVEQLAGDELLTPPYKDLAPDQAACLTATGFLRMIPDGTADGSVDQNVARNDVMAETIKVVSTSLLGLSVGCAQCHEHRYDPITQADYYRLRAIFEPAYDWKNWRSPNARLVSMWSAETRAAADEVDKELKDVAAKRTEELDQIVADTFERELQKVPAELQSVAREARETAADKRTDQHKNLIKQYPFLNVNRGTVYLYLKDRLNGHKKKWDDLTAEVQKKRPAEDLVMCLTEVAGKVPVTTIFSRGDHQQPREEVVPAELTILCSGETQIPVNDESLETTGRRLAYARHLTSGQHPLVARVLVNRFWLHHFGRGIVGTPSDFGIKGEPPSHAELLDWLAADFMTQGWSLKHFHRLVLNSAAWQQSSVHRPELDAVDPENRLIGRMSVRRLESEIVRDALLSVSGLRSDKMYGPPIPVSPDEIGQIVLMNDNRDSAGRPSGKKSSLGEDEFRRSIYVQQRRSMPLGVLEPFDLPIVTPNCELRPSSTGPSQALMMMNNPFVVQSSQAMAERLITETPADLRAQVVLAWQLLFSHAPSDQEVDDAVAFVQSFQSPEDANLVTGDGSVVAPVDAGSQDTNRLALAYLCHSLMSSNGFLYVD, from the coding sequence AGCACTGCTGGCATTGCCATGGTGAAGAAGCAGAGTTGAAGGGCAGCCTCGATACCCGGCTCGTGCGTCTGATGATGTCGGGAGGGGATTCTGGTCCTGCAATTGTTGCGGGCGATCACGCTTCCAGTTTGCTTTACGATCGGATTGCGTCCGGGGACATGCCGCCTTCCAAGGCAAAGGTGTCGCCGGAAGAGCTTGCTGTGATTGTTCGATGGATCGATGCCGGGGCTAAGACTTCTCGATCAGAACCGGAGCAGATATCACCGGGGGCATTGCTGCTGGAAGAAGAAAGAAACCACTGGTCATTTCAACCGATTGCGCAGCCGAATGTTCCTGATGTCACTGGTTCGCACCTGGTACGTAATCCGATCGATGCGTTCCTGTTGGCAAAGCTGGAGTCGCATGGGTTGAGTTTCAGTGAGCCAGCTGACAAAGCCACTCTGATCCGCCGCGCGTACTTCGACTTGATTGGTCTGCCACCCTCCCCGCAAGTTGTTGCTCAGTTTGTGAATTCGGAATCGCCGGATGCTTGGGCTGAAGTTGTTGATCGGCTGCTGGCTTCTGAGCATTACGGCGAACGCTGGGGGCGACACTGGCTGGACGTCGCTGGTTATGCTGACAGCGATGGATATACGGAGAAGGACCCGGAAAGGAAGTGGGCATTCAAGTATCGGGACTATGTCATTCAGTCGTTGAATGCAGATAAGCCGTGGGATCAGTTTATTGTAGAGCAGCTGGCGGGGGACGAATTGTTGACGCCACCCTACAAAGATCTGGCTCCGGATCAGGCCGCCTGTCTGACCGCCACCGGTTTTCTTCGCATGATTCCTGATGGAACGGCAGATGGCAGTGTCGATCAGAACGTGGCTCGTAATGATGTCATGGCAGAGACGATCAAGGTCGTGTCGACATCATTGCTTGGGCTTTCTGTTGGTTGTGCACAGTGTCACGAACATCGATACGATCCAATTACGCAGGCAGATTACTATCGCCTGCGAGCCATCTTTGAACCCGCCTATGACTGGAAGAACTGGCGATCTCCCAATGCAAGGTTGGTTTCAATGTGGTCAGCAGAGACACGTGCTGCAGCCGATGAAGTCGACAAAGAACTGAAAGACGTTGCGGCGAAAAGAACAGAAGAGCTGGATCAGATTGTTGCGGACACGTTTGAACGTGAGCTTCAAAAAGTGCCGGCAGAACTTCAATCGGTTGCCCGCGAAGCACGGGAAACAGCCGCCGACAAGAGGACCGACCAGCATAAGAACCTGATCAAGCAGTATCCATTTCTGAATGTGAACCGCGGTACCGTGTATCTGTATCTCAAAGATCGCCTGAATGGGCACAAAAAGAAATGGGATGACTTAACCGCTGAAGTTCAAAAGAAGCGACCTGCCGAAGATCTCGTCATGTGCCTGACGGAAGTTGCCGGCAAGGTTCCTGTCACCACCATTTTCAGTCGGGGAGATCATCAGCAGCCGAGAGAAGAGGTTGTTCCTGCAGAGCTGACCATCCTTTGTTCAGGCGAAACGCAGATTCCGGTGAATGATGAGTCTCTTGAAACGACAGGTCGTCGATTAGCCTACGCGCGTCATCTGACCAGTGGACAACATCCTCTGGTCGCCCGCGTTCTTGTGAATCGATTCTGGCTTCACCATTTTGGCCGAGGGATCGTCGGGACTCCGTCAGATTTTGGAATCAAGGGTGAACCGCCGTCGCACGCGGAATTACTGGACTGGCTGGCCGCCGACTTCATGACGCAGGGCTGGAGTCTGAAACATTTCCATCGTCTTGTCCTGAATTCAGCCGCCTGGCAGCAGTCCTCAGTGCATCGGCCGGAGCTGGATGCTGTGGATCCTGAGAATCGTCTGATCGGTCGAATGTCTGTCCGTCGGCTGGAATCTGAAATCGTTCGTGATGCACTTCTGAGTGTCAGCGGACTGCGATCGGACAAGATGTATGGCCCTCCCATTCCGGTGAGTCCCGATGAAATCGGACAGATCGTCCTGATGAACGACAATCGAGACTCTGCCGGTCGTCCTTCTGGCAAGAAGAGTTCACTTGGCGAAGATGAATTCCGACGCAGCATCTACGTCCAGCAACGCCGCTCGATGCCGCTTGGGGTTCTGGAGCCATTCGATCTGCCCATCGTTACACCAAACTGTGAGCTGAGACCTTCATCCACCGGGCCTTCACAGGCGCTGATGATGATGAATAACCCGTTCGTGGTTCAGTCGTCGCAGGCAATGGCAGAACGACTGATCACGGAAACGCCCGCTGATCTTCGTGCTCAGGTGGTTCTTGCGTGGCAGTTGCTCTTCAGTCATGCGCCATCTGACCAGGAAGTCGATGATGCTGTTGCATTTGTACAATCCTTCCAATCCCCGGAAGACGCGAATCTGGTCACCGGGGATGGATCGGTTGTTGCTCCTGTGGACGCAGGATCGCAGGACACAAATCGCCTGGCATTGGCTTATCTGTGTCATTCGCTGATGAGTTCGAATGGCTTTCTTTACGTCGACTAA